AATTGATTTGTCTGACGACGAATCGCGTCATTCGCGGGTCTCCTTAGCCTTTTAAAGGCAACCGGTCACCGTACCGCCGCGGGCCCGTCGCGCGAATTTGCGCACCTTTGTCAATGGACGCACAGTCGGCCGCCAGACAGTGGAAGGACGTTTGCAAAGACGCTCTGCAATCGACGGCCAATCGAAGATGGCCGCGTAAACGAGTTTCACGGTGTGAATCGCCGATCAGCCGTCAATGCCGTGCTGCTTCATCATTCGGTACAGCTTGCGGCGTTCGATTCCCAAAACCCGAGCGGCGGCTGATTTGTTGCCATTCTCTTGCTGCAGGACTTCAATGATGTGTTGACGTTGCAGACGCATCAAGGTTCCTTCCTGAATGCCAGATTCTTCGCCGACGGCCGACTCGTCCGCGGCAACTTCATCGGGCAGATCATCGATCGTGATCTCGTCGTCGGTCAACACTTTGGCACGTTCAATGGTGTTGATCAATTGGCGAACGTTCCCCGGCCAATCATAGGACAGCAATGCCGATCGTGCTTGCGGGTGCAATTCGTGCTGGTCTCCCAGGAATTGTTCGACCATCGTTTCGACGTCGGAGCCACGATCACGCAGGGCAGGCAAGTCGATCGCCAAAACGTTGATCCGATAGTACAAGTCTTCGCGGAAACGTCCCGCTTCGACCTCATCTTTCAGATTTCGATTCGTCGCGGCAATGATCCGAACATCGACACGTCGTTCCTTTTCGGATCCAACGCGCCGCATCGAACCATCCTCCAACACACGTAACAGTTTCGGTTGCAGCATCAACGGCAGTTCGCCGATTTCGTCGATGAACAGGGTGCTGCGATCGGCGACTTCGAACAGCCCCGGTTTGGCCGCGGTCGCACCGGTGAACGATCCTTTTTCGTGACCGAACAATTCACTCTCGACCAACTGTTCGGGCAAAGCCGCACAGTTCACTGTCACCAAAGGGCGGTCACCACGCGTGCTGTTTTGATGAATCGCTTGGGCGACCAGTTCTTTTCCGGTCCCACTTTCGCCTTGGATCAACACGGGCTTGTCGGTGGGGGCGACACGATCGATCAAACGAAAGACCTTTTTCATCTTTTCCGATTCGCCGACCATTTGGACGGCCGGGCTTTTGGATCGATCGATGACTTCGCGCAGCTGGGCGTTTTCTTTGCGCAGCCGCCGGGCTTCCGATGCGACTTGGCAACGCCGTTCCAGTTCGGCCATTGGGAAGGGCTTTGACAGAAAATCGAAGACGCCACGACGCATGGATTCCACCGCATTCTCGATGGTGCCTTCGCCGGTCAGCACGATGATTTCCGTGTCGACGCTGGTGTCGCGCATCCGCTGGACCAATTCCAGACCGCTTAGACCTGGAAGATTCCAATCTAGAATTGCGATATCAAAATCGCGTTTCTGGCTTTCGCTGACGCCGTCTTGGCCGCTCGCCGCATGAACGACCGAGTGACCGCTTTTTTCGAACCAACGTACGCATGCACTGGCGAAATCGGGATCGTCATCGACGAATAAGATCTGAAGTTGGTCGTTGCTCATGATGAAAGCGATTGTAGAAAAACAGTCGCTCCGCGGCAGGTGGCGTGGAAAATGAGCACAGTGTGACAGCCACACCGTGCTTGCACCAACCGATGGGATGGCGTGTGATAGATGGGGCGAAAACGAATCGATTCCGCGACCGACGCCACCCTCCCAAATCGCGGTGATCGACACTCATCGCACGCGACCAATCTTCATCGAATCCTTGGGAGCCAGACATGCTTGCACAACACGAGCGGATTGAACGCGACCTGCGGGGGCAAACCCGCGTGCTGAAACGTTTGGCCGAAGGGGCTTCGCTGGACGAAATCTTGCACACTTTGGTGGAGGTGGCCGAGGAATCACGACCGGAAATGATCGGTTCTGTGTTGTTGTTGGATTCCGACGGTCGGTTGCGCAACGGTGCGTCGCTGCGTTTGCCGGACGAATACATCAAAGCGGTCGACGGCGTGATTCCAGCAGCTGACATGGGATCCTGTGGAACCGCCGCGTATCTGAAACGACGTGTCGTCGTCGAAGACATCGCAACCGACCCGTTGTGGAAAATGGCCCGCAACGCGGCGCTGAAAGCTTCGTTGCGTGCTTGTTGGTCCGAACCCATCATCAGCACCACGGGTGATGTGTTGGGAACGTTTGCGATGTATTACCGCGAGCCACGGAAACCGAGTGAAAGCGACCTGGATTTTGTTTCCAGTATGGGCAGCCTGGCCGCGCTTGCCATTGAACGCGTGCGTCACCAGAACGCAGTCGAACGCGAGCGTGCGGTCCTGACAGCAATCGTCAACGGGATCCCCGATGCTCTGGTCATGACGGGGCTGGACCGACGCATCACACACTTCGGTGGATCGGCGGAAAAGCTTTTCGGCTACACCGCGGACGAAGTCTTGGGCCAAACCACCGAATTGCTGTATGCCAGTTCCGACGACTACAAACGGATGGGTGACGAACACTTCAACACGATCTCCATGACGACGACTGATGCAACCGAGTTGATCTGGCGACGCAAGTCCGGCGAAACGTTCCCGGGGGAAATCGTGGGCGCGGTGATTCGTGATGAACAGGGTTCACCGTTTGCTTTTCTGGGATTGATTCGTGACATCACTGAACGCAAGATTGCCGAGGAACGTTTGGCCGAAAGCCAGTTGAAGCTGGTTCAATCCGAACGACTGGCCGCGATGGGACAGATGGTTTCGGCGATCGCACATGAAAGCCGAAACGCGTTGCAGCGGATCCAAGTCGGCATTGACGTCCTGGGATATGAAATCAAGTCCGGAACGGAAGCCGGTGATGACCTGGAGCGAATCAGTCGCGCCAAAGACGACCTGCTGAAGCTGCATGATGGCCTGCGTAACTTTGCAGGACAAATTCGACTTCAACGATCGACCGCGAATTTGGCAGATGCTTGGCGTTTGGCCTGGGGCAATTTGAACGTTCTGCGACAAGGGCGTGACGCCACACTGGTTGAAAACGCTGACGGCGTCGACTTGGAATGCCCGCACGATGCGTTTCGTATCGAACAAGTGTTTCGAAACTTATTCGAAAACTCGCTGGCCGCGACGGAAGATCCTGTGACCATCGACATCACGGCCACCAAACAGATCGTGGATGGTCGCGACGCGATCGTGGTGACGGTGCGTGACAATGGTCCGGGCCTGACGGCAGAACAACGTGAAAAGGTTTTTGACGCTTTTTTCTCCACCAAACCCAAAGGCACCGGATTGGGCATGGCCATTGCTTTGCGTTTCATGCAAGCTCATGGTGGCACGATCCAAATCGGGCAATCCCGGTGTGACGGAGCCGAATTCTTGTTGACATTTCCCAAGCCCGCTGATGAAAACGCCCCTGCGAATCGTAATCGCCGATGACGAGGACGACATCCGATCGTGCTTTGGCCGGTTGCTGCGAAAGCTGGGCTACTGTGTCGTCGGTGAAGCGTCGGACGGCCAGCAATTGGTGCACGAAAGCCATCGGACCACGCCCGATTTGATCATCACCGACGTCCGGATGCCGAACAAGTCGGGGCTGGATGCTGCACTGGAAATCAATCAACAGCAAGCCATTCCGGTCATTTTCATGTCCAGCTATGAAGAAGTTGCCGGACAGACGATCGAATTCGCCGTGGACTTTCTGTTGAAGCCCGTGGACGTTCCCCAACTGCAGCAAGCCATCTGCAAAGCATTCCCCGACCGTTGTAATCCCCACTGATGCGAGCGGCCTGCGGCCACCCATCTTCGCATCGCATCGGTTGACCGGTCGAACCAGGTTCTGTCCTTCGATGTGGCGTAAGGGAAACCGAGCAACCACAGGCGCGCGTATGTGGGCAACCGCAACCGCCGACGCCCACCAGCGGCCAGTCACCCAATGCGGGCCCCATCCCAACCCCCGACAACATTTCACGATGAATCCCAAACTTGTCGCCATCACTGGAACCACCGGCGAACTAGGACGCGAAGTCGCCGAACGTGTGGCCCGTTCAGGTCTTCCGATGCGATTGCTGGTTCGCGATTGCGATCGGGCGCCGCAGATGCCCAACACGGACGTTCGCGAGGCCAGCTATGAAGACGTCGATGCATTCGCCACCGCCGTATCGGGTGCGGACACAGTATTCCTGGTGTCTTTGCCGGAATCAGAACAGCGACGTGCCTTGCATCGGTCAGCGATCGATGCGTGTCGCCAAGCTGGCGTGAATCGGATTGTTTACACCAGCTTCACCAACCCGTCGCCCGATGCAGTCTTTACGTTGGCACGGGATCACTACGACACCGAACAAGCGTTGGAATCTTCGGGCATCCCCTTCACCGCGCTTCGCAACAACTTGTACATCGAAATGATCCCAAACCTGGTGACCGCTGGCGTGATTCGGGGACCCGCCGGTGATGGCCAGTTTGCCCCCGTCGCGCGGACCGATGTCGCAACCGTTGCCGCGCGGGTGATTGTTGATGGTTTCGATAACAACCAGCGTTTGGAAGTAAGCGGTCCTGAACGCATTGACCTGCACCAAGCGGCCACGTTGATGTCCGAGATCACCGGCAATCCCGTCCGATACATTAACGAAACAATCGCCGAAGCGTTTCAAAGTCGTGCCCACCTGG
The sequence above is a segment of the Crateriforma spongiae genome. Coding sequences within it:
- a CDS encoding sigma-54-dependent transcriptional regulator, translating into MSNDQLQILFVDDDPDFASACVRWFEKSGHSVVHAASGQDGVSESQKRDFDIAILDWNLPGLSGLELVQRMRDTSVDTEIIVLTGEGTIENAVESMRRGVFDFLSKPFPMAELERRCQVASEARRLRKENAQLREVIDRSKSPAVQMVGESEKMKKVFRLIDRVAPTDKPVLIQGESGTGKELVAQAIHQNSTRGDRPLVTVNCAALPEQLVESELFGHEKGSFTGATAAKPGLFEVADRSTLFIDEIGELPLMLQPKLLRVLEDGSMRRVGSEKERRVDVRIIAATNRNLKDEVEAGRFREDLYYRINVLAIDLPALRDRGSDVETMVEQFLGDQHELHPQARSALLSYDWPGNVRQLINTIERAKVLTDDEITIDDLPDEVAADESAVGEESGIQEGTLMRLQRQHIIEVLQQENGNKSAAARVLGIERRKLYRMMKQHGIDG
- a CDS encoding ATP-binding protein, with protein sequence MLAQHERIERDLRGQTRVLKRLAEGASLDEILHTLVEVAEESRPEMIGSVLLLDSDGRLRNGASLRLPDEYIKAVDGVIPAADMGSCGTAAYLKRRVVVEDIATDPLWKMARNAALKASLRACWSEPIISTTGDVLGTFAMYYREPRKPSESDLDFVSSMGSLAALAIERVRHQNAVERERAVLTAIVNGIPDALVMTGLDRRITHFGGSAEKLFGYTADEVLGQTTELLYASSDDYKRMGDEHFNTISMTTTDATELIWRRKSGETFPGEIVGAVIRDEQGSPFAFLGLIRDITERKIAEERLAESQLKLVQSERLAAMGQMVSAIAHESRNALQRIQVGIDVLGYEIKSGTEAGDDLERISRAKDDLLKLHDGLRNFAGQIRLQRSTANLADAWRLAWGNLNVLRQGRDATLVENADGVDLECPHDAFRIEQVFRNLFENSLAATEDPVTIDITATKQIVDGRDAIVVTVRDNGPGLTAEQREKVFDAFFSTKPKGTGLGMAIALRFMQAHGGTIQIGQSRCDGAEFLLTFPKPADENAPANRNRR
- a CDS encoding response regulator, whose translation is MKTPLRIVIADDEDDIRSCFGRLLRKLGYCVVGEASDGQQLVHESHRTTPDLIITDVRMPNKSGLDAALEINQQQAIPVIFMSSYEEVAGQTIEFAVDFLLKPVDVPQLQQAICKAFPDRCNPH
- a CDS encoding SDR family oxidoreductase; the encoded protein is MNPKLVAITGTTGELGREVAERVARSGLPMRLLVRDCDRAPQMPNTDVREASYEDVDAFATAVSGADTVFLVSLPESEQRRALHRSAIDACRQAGVNRIVYTSFTNPSPDAVFTLARDHYDTEQALESSGIPFTALRNNLYIEMIPNLVTAGVIRGPAGDGQFAPVARTDVATVAARVIVDGFDNNQRLEVSGPERIDLHQAATLMSEITGNPVRYINETIAEAFQSRAHLDATRFELEAWISSYTSIAAGEMSNVCDTVAKLTGRSAQTPRERLTQYLSATTTSC